The Garra rufa chromosome 8, GarRuf1.0, whole genome shotgun sequence genome has a segment encoding these proteins:
- the LOC141340737 gene encoding gamma-crystallin M2-like isoform X2 — MGRVIFYEDRNFQGRSYECMSDCGDFSSYMSRCHSCRVESGCWMMYDRPNYMGNQYFFRRGEYADYMSMFGMSECRSCRMIPMHRGSYRMRIYERENFMGQMYEMMDDCDSIMDRYRMSECQSCHIMDGHWLFYEQPHYRGRMWYFRPGEYKSFREMSGIRFMSMRRIMESCN; from the exons ATGGGCAGA GTCATCTTCTACGAGGACAGGAACTTCCAGGGTCGCTCTTATGAGTGTATGAGCGACTGTGGTGACTTCTCCTCCTACATGAGCCGCTGTCACTCTTGCAGAGTGGAGAGTGGATGCTGGATGATGTACGATCGTCCCAACTACATGGGAAATCAGTATTTCTTCAGGAGGGGAGAGTATGCTGATTACATGTCTATGTTTGGAATGAGTGAATGCAGGTCTTGCCGTATGATCCCCATG CACAGGGGATCCTATAGAATGAGGATTTACGAGAGAGAGAACTTCATGGGGCAGATGTATGAGATGATGGATGACTGTGACAGTATCATGGACCGTTATCGCATGTCCGAATGCCAGTCCTGTCATATTATGGATGGCCACTGGCTCTTCTATGAGCAGCCCCACTACAGAGGCAGGATGTGGTACTTCAGGCCTGGAGAGTACAAGAGCTTCAGAGAAATGAGTGGCATAAGATTCATGAGCATGAGGCGTATCATGGAGTCTTGTAACTAG
- the LOC141340737 gene encoding gamma-crystallin M2-like isoform X1, with protein MTLTFQVIFYEDRNFQGRSYECMSDCGDFSSYMSRCHSCRVESGCWMMYDRPNYMGNQYFFRRGEYADYMSMFGMSECRSCRMIPMHRGSYRMRIYERENFMGQMYEMMDDCDSIMDRYRMSECQSCHIMDGHWLFYEQPHYRGRMWYFRPGEYKSFREMSGIRFMSMRRIMESCN; from the exons atgactttgaCTTTTCAGGTCATCTTCTACGAGGACAGGAACTTCCAGGGTCGCTCTTATGAGTGTATGAGCGACTGTGGTGACTTCTCCTCCTACATGAGCCGCTGTCACTCTTGCAGAGTGGAGAGTGGATGCTGGATGATGTACGATCGTCCCAACTACATGGGAAATCAGTATTTCTTCAGGAGGGGAGAGTATGCTGATTACATGTCTATGTTTGGAATGAGTGAATGCAGGTCTTGCCGTATGATCCCCATG CACAGGGGATCCTATAGAATGAGGATTTACGAGAGAGAGAACTTCATGGGGCAGATGTATGAGATGATGGATGACTGTGACAGTATCATGGACCGTTATCGCATGTCCGAATGCCAGTCCTGTCATATTATGGATGGCCACTGGCTCTTCTATGAGCAGCCCCACTACAGAGGCAGGATGTGGTACTTCAGGCCTGGAGAGTACAAGAGCTTCAGAGAAATGAGTGGCATAAGATTCATGAGCATGAGGCGTATCATGGAGTCTTGTAACTAG